A section of the Mangifera indica cultivar Alphonso chromosome 12, CATAS_Mindica_2.1, whole genome shotgun sequence genome encodes:
- the LOC123192185 gene encoding uncharacterized protein LOC123192185 isoform X3, producing MQLNFSPFRYSQFIINFYQAAKGDSQMPRTTTCASWDHNSPVLISKPTNNRIVIWYLLEHMQNSLEFIRISFTGNHLNCDKNLPHPMNLGIMIQVV from the exons ATGCAACTCAACTTCTCTCCTTTCCGATACAG CCAATTTATAATCAACTTCTATCAAGCCGCCAAAGGAGATTCTCAAATGCCTAGGACAACCACATGCGCCTCCTGGGATCACAACAGCCCCGTGCTTATAAGCAAGCCAACAAACAACCGCATAGTCATCTGGTATTTATTAGAACATATGCAGAACAGTCTGGAATTTATTAGGATAAG TTTCACGGGAAATCATTTGAATTGTGATAAAAATCTTCCCCACCCCATGAATCTAGGAATAATGATTCAG GTGGTTTAA
- the LOC123192185 gene encoding uncharacterized protein LOC123192185 isoform X4: MQLNFSPFRYSQFIINFYQAAKGDSQMPRTTTCASWDHNSPVLISKPTNNRIVICFTGNHLNCDKNLPHPMNLGIMIQVV, encoded by the exons ATGCAACTCAACTTCTCTCCTTTCCGATACAG CCAATTTATAATCAACTTCTATCAAGCCGCCAAAGGAGATTCTCAAATGCCTAGGACAACCACATGCGCCTCCTGGGATCACAACAGCCCCGTGCTTATAAGCAAGCCAACAAACAACCGCATAGTCATCTG TTTCACGGGAAATCATTTGAATTGTGATAAAAATCTTCCCCACCCCATGAATCTAGGAATAATGATTCAG GTGGTTTAA
- the LOC123192185 gene encoding uncharacterized protein LOC123192185 isoform X1: MQLNFSPFRYSQFIINFYQAAKGDSQMPRTTTCASWDHNSPVLISKPTNNRIVIWYLLEHMQNSLEFIRIRTLSQNNVNGTILESLISLSNLINIQHDSNNLSSQIPAHLFQILSREII, from the exons ATGCAACTCAACTTCTCTCCTTTCCGATACAG CCAATTTATAATCAACTTCTATCAAGCCGCCAAAGGAGATTCTCAAATGCCTAGGACAACCACATGCGCCTCCTGGGATCACAACAGCCCCGTGCTTATAAGCAAGCCAACAAACAACCGCATAGTCATCTGGTATTTATTAGAACATATGCAGAACAGTCTGGAATTTATTAGGATAAG AACTTTGAGTCAAAACAACGTCAATGGCACTATCCTTGAGTCACTTATAAGTCTTTCAAACTTGATCAATAT TCAGCATGATTCCAATAATCTCAGCAGTCAAATTCCTGCACATTTATTCCAAATTC TTTCACGGGAAATCATTTGA
- the LOC123192185 gene encoding uncharacterized protein LOC123192185 isoform X2 → MQLNFSPFRYSQFIINFYQAAKGDSQMPRTTTCASWDHNSPVLISKPTNNRIVIWYLLEHMQNSLEFIRIRWFKEAHYQNYSWDYWRISYSFWSLSIFLVQG, encoded by the exons ATGCAACTCAACTTCTCTCCTTTCCGATACAG CCAATTTATAATCAACTTCTATCAAGCCGCCAAAGGAGATTCTCAAATGCCTAGGACAACCACATGCGCCTCCTGGGATCACAACAGCCCCGTGCTTATAAGCAAGCCAACAAACAACCGCATAGTCATCTGGTATTTATTAGAACATATGCAGAACAGTCTGGAATTTATTAGGATAAG GTGGTTTAAAGAAGCCCATTATCAGAATTATAGTTGGGATTATTGGAGGATTTCATATTCTTTTTGGAGCCTCTCTATTTTTCTTGTGCAAGGCTAA